The DNA window GTCCACATCCTGCACATCGACAACATCCTGGGAGAGTTTGTGTGCGTGGGAGGGTTAACTTGTGTTGTTTGCCCTATCTTAGTCCACTGTGAATCTGTATGTGCCAATACTTTATAATATTTGCAGATTGGAGCTTAATACGGTGATGAAGCGCAGTGGTAGGTTGGGTGCGATAGAGGGATGCCCGTGAGTACTGCCGTTTGAACTAGCGTGAACTGGGACACGCCAGGGTCAAACGAGTTCTATCGGTGCGGCGTTACCTCTACTGAGGCAGTGAATTGGTTAAAGCTTCTCGCTTGCTTCTTTGACGTCAGTCGTAACAAACTTCAAAGCTATCTATATTTATTGTATGTACCTTGTAGTCGTCCCTTGTCCGTTACACCTCGCCCTACTTCACAACGACGGTCGCACCAACTCGGTCCTCCCACCACACGACGGCGANNNNNNNNNNNNNNNNNNNNACCGTTCCCGGGTTTAACCCGTAACCCCTTACGGACCCCGAACCTTACCTACCAAACCAACCGGTACGGCACCCGAAACTAGGTCTCCCACCCACCACAACGGCGAGTGTAGTAGCTAAGGAGCATGAACAACCGACCTGCCACCCTACACATACTTGTTCCAGGGAGTGATAATTGAGGTATACCCTTGACGCTGCGATTGCTAGTGCCCCCGCCCATACGAGGAGCACGAGGGCGGTATTGCGTTGTAGTGGTTCTGGCCATTGGAGCGCGATCCTGAGTGTTAAGTATACCGCTGCGAACGCGACGAACTGTGCGTGGGCGCTGGGCATACCGTAACCTGGCCCACCGCCGTGTGGTTCCGGCCCGGGTCTGTTCTGTTTGAACAGTCGTTTGAGGATCTTGTTGAGGGCCTCGTTGAGTAGTTGTCCGGCAGCGACGAGCAGAGGTTCTAGTTCCCACGAGGTGATGAACCATGAGAGGTAGAAcatgaggatgaggatcGGTGCGAGCGCGAGGTACGCACTGACGGTGCTTGCCCAGTCGGATGGGTTGTACAGGATGTACGTTTCGTCGAGCGGGACGAGGGACATGCTGGGGTGCTGGGGTGCTGCGGTAGCAGCgcaacagcaccaacaacaagaataacaacaacaagaataacaacaacttcaataataacaacttcaagaagatcagCAACGCACCGCCGCGCTTACAACaaacaaagaaaataatGAGATCGTTATATAGCAAA is part of the Huiozyma naganishii CBS 8797 chromosome 4, complete genome genome and encodes:
- the CAX4 gene encoding dolichyldiphosphatase (similar to Saccharomyces cerevisiae CAX4 (YGR036C); ancestral locus Anc_4.179) codes for the protein MSLVPLDETYILYNPSDWASTVSAYLALAPILILMFYLSWFITSWELEPLLVAAGQLLNEALNKILKRLFKQNRPGPEPHGGGPGYGMPSAHAQFVAFAAVYLTLRIALQWPEPLQRNTALVLLVWAGALAIAASRVYLNYHSLEQVCVGWQVGCSCSLATTLAVVVGGRPSFGCRTGWFGR